A portion of the Chiroxiphia lanceolata isolate bChiLan1 chromosome 10, bChiLan1.pri, whole genome shotgun sequence genome contains these proteins:
- the GNB4 gene encoding guanine nucleotide-binding protein subunit beta-4: protein MSELEQLRQEAEQLRNQIRDARKACSDTTLAQITTSLDSVGRIQMRTRRTLRGHLAKIYAMHWGSDSRLLVSASQDGKLIIWDSYTTNKMHAIPLRSSWVMTCAYAPSGNYVACGGLDNICSIYNLKTREGNVRVSRELPGHTGYLSCCRFLDDNQIVTSSGDTTCALWDIETGQQTTTFTGHTGDVMSLSLSPDMRTFVSGACDASSKLWDIRDGMCRQSFTGHVSDINAVCFFPNGHAFATGSDDATCRLFDLRADQELMMYSHDNIICGITSVAFSKSGRLLLAGYDDFNCNVWDTLKGERAGVLAGHDNRVSCLGVTDDGMAVATGSWDSFLRIWN, encoded by the exons ATGAGTGAGCTGGAACAGTTAcggcaggaggcagagcagctgcgAAACCAAATCAGA GATGCCAGGAAAGCGTGCAGTGACACAACTCTTGCTCAG atcaCAACAAGTCTGGACTCCGTGGGTCGGATCCAAATGCGGACCCGGCGCACGCTTAGAGGTCACTTAGCCAAAATCTATGCCATGCACTGGGGATCTGACTCAAG GCTACTAGTCAGTGCTTCTCAAgatggaaaattaattatttgggATAGTTATACAACGAATAAG ATGCACGCCATTCCCTTGAGATCCTCCTGGGTGATGACCTGTGCCTACGCTCCCTCTGGCAACTACGTGGCCTGTGGTGGCCTGGACAACATCTGCTCCATATACAACCTGAAAACCAGGGAGGGGAACGTGCGGGTGAGCCGGGAGCTGCCGGGACACACAG gatACTTGTCCTGTTGTCGCTTCCTAGATGACAACCAAATTGTCACTAGCTCAGGAGACACCACTTG CGCTTTGTGGGACATTGAAACTGGTCAGCAGACCACCACATTCACTGGGCACACTGGAGATGTGATGAGTCTCTCCCTAAGTCCAGACATGAGGACTTTTGTTTCGGGTGCCTGCGATGCCTCCTCGAAGCTTTGGGATATCCGGGATGGAATGTGCAGGCAGTCGTTCACAGGGCACGTGTCAGATATTAATGCAGTTTGT TTTTTCCCTAATGGACATGCATTTGCCACTGGATCTGATGATGCCACTTGCCGGCTCTTTGACCTCCGTGCAGATCAGGAATTGATGATGTATTCCCATGACAACATCATCTGTGGGATCACCTCCGTCGCCTTCTCCAAGAGCGGGCGCCTCTTGCTCGCGGGTTACGATGACTTCAACTGCAACGTGTGGGACACCCTGAAAGGGGAGAGGGCAG GTGTCCTGGCTGGCCATGACAACCGTGTCAGCTGTTTAGGTGTCACTGATGACGGCATGGCTGTAGCTACAGGGTCTTGGGACAGTTTTCTCAGAATCTGGAATTAA